From the Dehalococcoidales bacterium genome, one window contains:
- a CDS encoding RusA family crossover junction endodeoxyribonuclease translates to MDDAEKVVHFTTFGNPVPQGSTRAFVKAGKAVVTQHSARKLKDWRGAIAAVAQDVQREQLFYDEKGVYAVKAVFYLRRPKSLPKKVRRHYKRPDLDKLVRALLDALTGVLIPDDSHVFQVEAEKRYAEADQPPGVEVWIGKYER, encoded by the coding sequence ATGGACGACGCGGAGAAAGTGGTTCACTTTACCACCTTTGGGAACCCCGTTCCCCAGGGCAGCACGAGGGCCTTCGTGAAGGCGGGTAAGGCGGTGGTGACGCAACATTCCGCCAGGAAGCTCAAGGACTGGCGGGGGGCGATCGCGGCGGTGGCTCAGGACGTGCAGCGGGAGCAGCTCTTCTATGACGAGAAGGGGGTGTATGCGGTGAAGGCGGTCTTCTACCTGCGCCGCCCGAAGTCCCTGCCGAAGAAGGTCCGGCGACACTACAAGCGCCCAGACCTTGATAAGCTGGTGAGGGCCCTGCTGGACGCCTTAACGGGCGTGCTGATCCCTGATGACTCCCATGTTTTCCAGGTCGAGGCTGAGAAGCGGTACGCTGAGGCCGACCAGCCACCGGGGGTAGAGGTATGGATTGGGAAGTACGAGAGATGA